CAAAACTCACTTTGAAGTGTCCATCATCTGGCCAAAGGAGGCAAGTCATTAACTATAACTCAGTGTACCCTACCAAGCATGACAATTAAGCTCTTTTCAGCCAGACTCTATAAAAGTCTACTCACTGTTTTATCTGGGTATGGTTGTTAAGTGTTTGTAATGGCCATAATACACTCACTGTACATTTTACTAGGTATGCTTTGCTATTACTGGGTTGGACTTCCTTTTGGCTTCATAGCAGTgtcacggtgtgtgtgtgtgtgtaagtgtgctttttgttttttatttgtgaaggaagacacataaaacactttagtttaaaaataaaacatttaatatattaaagactGGCTGTGCTCCACTCCCCACAGAGTGAAGACTCTAGACTAAATAAACCATTTTTATACTACAAGCGCTATCTACAAGCATTATCAATTCAAAAAATAGATGGAGAGAGCCATAGTTTAGACTCGgccttctcagattggttcATCCAGTGGTTGGTTCCGAcatcatggcacaagcttctccaatcagcaataagagctctgtaaaagaaacacatgcCTTCCTGCCCTCACATATTCCTAATCATGACATGGCAGTTTTATTCAACTTAGCAACAGGGAGTGGTGACCTTCACACACCCTACCCTCCTTAGACACAGATGTACGtgttttggcaaaacctttAAGGATGAGATAAACATATTCTTCCCCGAGAACAGGAAGGCCATAAATAACATAAACATAACTCCCAAAGGCCGTGAAGTTagtctggcaaccactggtctcCCATTTCTCTGCTCTctatctaatgtatttatttaattgtccATTATTTGCTTTAGCCACTGtttagttattttaattcaatcactattgatcattttaattcgACTACTGATTAAACATTATTTGATTCAAgtattaatttatcatttaatcAACTGCTATTTAGAACTTTGGGGCAACTGctaattattcatttaattcaattattaATTTAACTGTCTGATTTATTCaccatttatttaatcattctaatgattaattaattaattaattaatcagttCTTGGATTTTTACGCTAAAGCATTATACTTTTGTTCATAAagtaaaaagagtaaaaataacACCCAAacaactgccttaattctttgtagcacaaattcaacaaggtgctagaaacattcctctgagattttggtccatattgacatgatagcatcacagtaGCTACAGATTTGTCAGATGGACATCCGTGATTAgaatcccaaaggtgctctattggattgagatctggtaacTGGTGAACTCTGTCACCATACTCAATTCTGAGTATTCTCAATTCATGTCTTCTGTCTCAATTCATACACCATACCATCTCTGAACTGTCATGTTCAATAAACCTATTTGGGATGATTGTGCCGTGGTATGCCATCCTGCTGAAAGAATcgatcagaagatgggtacactgtagtcataaagggatgaacatggtcagcGACAGTACTCAGGTAGGTTGTAGTGTTTGAACAATACTCGGTACaaagaggcccaaagtgtgccatgaAAATACTTATAATAGGATGATATAGTAAACGCACACTGCTGTCTGCTTCCTTTTCAGTATTGCAAACTGACTAttgcagaaagagagaaaaaaaaacgttATTTAATAATTTTGGGGTCTGGTATTCATGCAAGTACTTACATTTTCCAAGTTTtgaattgtgttttattttcttcaccTAACAGCTATTTGGGGCTTATCTGTGAATTCCTAAAGCAGGGTTTGATTTATAGCACCATTTAAAAGGTTTACTAATAGACCGACAAAAGCAGAATACTATGGGTAAATAAAAAATGGGTGCAAGAcataaaactattaaaaaacagttaaataaatCAGTAACAGTGAGTGACTGAAAACATGCCACATGCAGTGATGACCTCCTGCCGGAAGTTCGTAACGGGAGGAAACGTCATAGCATTGCAGAGCGGGAAAAGTTCAATCAGTCCAGAAAGGATTTGGGGTTAAACCCATCGTATTCTGAGTCTCTTCACTGCTCCCTACTAACCAGGTTCAGTTcacagcagaataaaataagCAGACAGAAATCCCTCGGGTGAATAGAGGAGGCTAGTTTCCCACGTAGCAAACGAACGGAGAGTCTCGAGTTAGACGAGACGGTTGCCATGGTAGCCGCCATGCTGGATACCAAAGACGCCGAGCAAATGAAAAAGTTGCGAAGGGAAAATATCTGTTTATTATAACTGTATGtgtacacattttattttcaatttcctcaaaaatattttttatatatgcaGGGTTGTTTATATACTTCTACCATAAAACAACGTAGCTGTGACGTAGGCATTTCCTTCTTCCTGGGGCTCTTGAGTGAAATGGCGGATGGATATGTTGGGTTTTGGCTAACGAAAAAGAACCATAAGTCGATAACTGAATATCTGGGCGTCATTATTGGATGCgccttttagttttgctttagtAGATTTCTGTGTGTAAGGCGAAGTTGGGAAAGTCAAGCATCGAAGGCAAAACACAGGAGTTGCCCCTTTGCCGAGCCGCGTATTTGCAGTGGTAAGTAATTTGCCCGCCATGTGTTAACAGTAGCCTCACTGAAGTGGTTAGATCTAAAATAACGTAACCCGTGCACGTTTTGTCACTGACTGTTTTTGGCTGGACCGGTGTTTTCAGTTATCAAATGGTTTACGTTATTTAAAGGTAAAGTGTTCACTAATAGCTATTTATGATTGGCGACTAAATATAGCTAACTGGGTTAGTGGTTTTGATCACTGCATACAGTGTTAACGTTACTGATTACCGTTAGTTTCTCATTGTTTCACGTATGAAACAATGAAATGTGCGTATGAAGTGTCCGTTATCTAAACAAGCTAAGACCGTGTTAAAACCGAAAAACAAGTTTAAATGTTAATGGGTAGCAGTAGAAAATCCCCCAGGTGATTACTGACGTTGAGGGAACTACTTTTTGTCTTACAAGGTAAGTTAAAAGTCACTCTTTAATGAAATGCTTGTAGCAGACCCTAACTTTCATCTCTAATCCTTCTTTTTAGGAGTGAGGACCACCACAACATCACACAAGCCACCTTTAAAGATGTCTGACATCTTATCAAGAGGGTTCAGGGCCCAGCTGACCACAGCTATGGACTCTATCTCGAGGAGAGCCGTGTTTGAGATAATGAAGATCTTTGAAAACACGTTATATGACAATCAAATGGAGCTGTTACAGAAAGGAGAAGAAGTTGCTCAACTTAAAATAAAGTTACAGAGAGCAGAGCTAAAGCTGAAAGACCTTGAGGAAGGAACGGGAAGACAAGTAGAGACGAATAAAGCCCAGACTAATCCTTTGCAAACAGACCCTGAAGTTGCCGTGGAAGCTTCAGGACAAACTTCTGAGATTCCTGAGATTGACTTTGAAGGTATAATATTAAATGCAGCTAGTTTGTTAACTAAATTTGCCACTTTTCTAACCTGGCATAATTGACCACCTGAGGTGTTCAGACTTGCACTTTGGTGTAATTAGTCTTTGACTGAAGGTGTTACTGTTGATAACCTCCATGGCGTGGAGTGGGTGTGCAGGGTTGATCAGAACTAATTTCAGCTTTGAGTGCATTCTTCTGTCTTTCACCAGCTAGACTGTCCCACGATTATTGTGTTATTCAGTAAAACGGTTGCCTGGCTTAAggttaagcatgtttgtgtttttgtgtattggTTTGTGCAGTACCTGATGACTGGTGTGCGCCTCTGGGCTGCGAGATGGTGTCCAAGCCAGacgaaggtgtgtgtcccagtgTACGACTGCGTCCGCTGTCCATTCCTCTGTGGCACATTCCAGTCCCCAAGAATGAGGTATGTGACTGAAGGATGTTGTCACTTTATCATGTGCCATCCTTAACCACCAGAAACATCCACAacctgaattatttatttatttatttatttttaatgttttcagaaggggcaaaaaaaaaaaaaataataataataatccaaaaCCCTATGCTCTTTTGACAACTTGAGCCACACTTACAACTAGGGCCGCAATGATTCATCGAGTAACTCGAATTATAAAAATCCTaaaattttttgtttcatttaaactCTGTTAACGCTCAGCTGTCACCATGTAAGCCTGAACGTTTCACCTACATTTACATTCACCTACACACCACGTGTGTGaattagaaaatatcacacatgTACATGCGGGGCTCAGAGTTCaggaagagacaggcctgtgtgtgtgtgtgtgtgtgtgtgtgtgtgtgtgtgtgtgcgctctgtctccctcccccctCTGAGCCAATGTTCCTcactaaccataacatttttatactgccaCTATCTACACACAAACAGTCTGTGTGCTAAGGATTGGCCTTCATCATTGGCCCGTCCAGTGCTGGTTCTCATGACTCAGCTTTCTTCTATCAGCGATTAAAATCTTGTACAAAAAGCACATCATCTCCCCCATATCCcctttaatcaatacagagcagTTTTGTCcggattaataacagaacatggtgatgttttaattgtacgaaCTGTGGCCGAACCTTCAAGGATAAGAGAAACCGAGACTGGGAAGTTAGTCTGGCGCTTTCTAatgtctaatgtatttatttatttactaaatTGTCTGtaatttgcttcagccactgtttattaaataatttcctggagtttacttttaaacaattgtcattttattcattgggtaaaaaataaaccccaacacagtaaaactattaaaaaaactcAGTTGAaatttctaaaatggaaaccaatgagcaattcatttttaaagacctgtgttttcctcttttgattatttattattgctcattgaaaagacaaaagtatttcttattcgATTATTgaattaatcaatggaatacttgtttacaaaaataatcgatagctgcAGCCCTGTTTACAACATTGTACTCGGCTCTGAGACTTATCAGAGCAATAATGTGCATATAGCTGTGTCGTTTGTGAGATGAGGAATTACAAATTTAGCAGGTtacaaaatttatttttgagttATTTAATAAATGGATCATATTGCTGTATTATTGATTAGCGCACTGGATTAGTAGTATATATGGCTCTCTTGACATCTCGATAGTCTGGTGGTGTCACCTAAGCCACAGGTATGGAGTTCACAAGATGCTTGTGCCAGTTTTTGACAAAAACCATATGTAGTGGCATGTAAGGTATTGACTGACTTTCCAAAATCTAAAGCTTTCTATAACAAAATTCTGTACTtggagaaacaaataaaaataaggggCACGGTGGTGAAGCAGGGGCACGGTGGTTCTATGTACACAGTGGACGGTGTGACGGTGTGACGATGGAGAGTTTCGCTAGTCGCTCTGCTAACATACCTGCTAAAGTTTCCTTATTCCGCTGTGGAAATTAATCCAAtattcaacatttgttccgcATGACTTTTTTTCCCAGGTCGTTTgcgccccacctgtcatgaccctgtACCCCACGGTTTAAGAAACACTACTTTAGGGGttaccacagtggatcatctgcttccatctcactctatccctagcatcctcttctgtcacacaaactctccttcactacatcatgAATCTTCTGTGTGGTCTTTCTCTTTTACTCCTGCCTGGCAGCCCCAGCTTCTATATTATTTGCCCACTAtgtccactctccctcctctgcacatgttcaaaATCATGTTCATCACAATCTTCCCTCTCTAAAATGTTGCCCCTGGTGAACAACTGTCATAATAGAATAATTGTGGTAAACCttctgaaacaaataaaagcaataaCTACACTTTTAGAATTAAAATTAGGCTGAAATTTACAAATGCATGCTGGGATTGTGCAagtccaccttaaaaccttgtGATATCCTGCTGACAGAAGCAGTGGGATGAAAATATTTCTAATGTTCTGATAAAAACGTAAATGTTTGCTGTATTCTTCTGTGTTTATAAAGAACTGTTCTGTGTATTCTCAGCTTCACctgaaaacaaattattttattttttcctgtttatgcAAACACATCTCtagattcattttcttttcctgtaaATTGTCCTGTTAATCGTTGGAGATGACCAATAATATCTTTATGTTAGGTGGTTCACCGTGACCTTGACCAGAGAAAAAAGGGTGCCAGAAGATCTAGTAGAAGTAAGTCTTAAATCTttcatccacttttttttttatgcctaaAGTGACACTTTATGAAATTGAATTGCCAATTGCATGTTAATTGCTTAAATGGGTGGCAGCAGCATGTGACCaatcagaaacacagacaggtctACTGACAGTGGGGGCAACTGAGTTTACAAAGGAAGGTAAAACTGTGTCATTAGAAAATGATGAAgttaaaaaatgctaaaataaaagtttcagtTGCTAcccttaaaaacagaaaacattaaaatatgtcTTCAAATCTCGTTGAGTGGTCCTTAATATAATTCGAGGCCTGCCCGAATAAAGTTTCTGTGTGGGGAAATGTTGCTGCAGCTTATTaagtttcagctgctgctgttcatgTGCAGAATAACATCTTGTGGAAACACAATATATTTGTGAGGATGCATACGTCATGTTTAAAGTTTATCAGCTGTCACTAGGACTCTGTGAACAGATGTTATGTTAAAGCATATGAAAGATATTCTTTCAGTCCTGTGAgcgttgcatttttttttgttgttgttacttAGCTGGATGAAGCAACCATTTTAAACCAATATTGTAGTGGTAACAACACCATAGGATTAAGAAAGTGTccagtgttttttaaataacacaccttccgatttttttttttccccttcatatTTGCTTATTCTGTGCTCAGTTTTGTAAAAATCAGTTACGCTTTTGCATTAGTTTACTACACAATTTAAAATATAGCATCCGTGtcatgttaatttttttcttgatgTTTTTCTTAACAGTTTCAAATTTAAACGAGGCGACAAAACCCAGTAAAGACAAAAAATTACCAGTGCGTGATCAAAAAGTTCAATGCCAACCACTGAGAAATGACGAAGAATTGTTACTCCGTGACATCAAAGAGGAATATCCTGACCTAATAATGCCGGACCGCCTGAGACGAAGGCCAAAtttagcaggaagaaaacaagaaaCTAAAGTGAAGTACAAAACAGACCAAAGAAAAAGCGCAGCAACTAAGTCCACGTCCAAAGAACAGGAAACCGTGGAACATGGAAGCAGAAATGTCTACTCCTGCAAGATTTGTAAGAAGATGTTTGATACAGAATTTGGACGAAGTGTGCACGAACGGTCACACAAAAGGTGTCGAGGCTGCAAAAAAATCTTCCCATTTCCAAGCACACTGAAGGCTCATAAACCATACTGTAAAATACTCAAGAAATTGTTGGCACGAGAAGTGGCCAATACTGCACAAACCCCTTCTGATGAAGAGGAAACATGTGCACCAAACGAAAAACATCCTGTCAATAAAAAGAGCACGCCTTCGAAAAACAACAATCACCAGGCACACAAGAAGGCAGGAAGGTACTCCTGTACGTTCTGCAGCAAGACGTTTGATTTCCGCTTCAAGTTCATAGCGCACATGCGGATTCATACCGGTGAAAAGCCGTATTCATGCAGCATTTGTCCAAAGAAATTCCGCATTGCTCAGTCACTCCAAGTGCACATGGTGAGAAGACACAATAAGCAAAACGGGGACATAAATAGAGACCTCTCATGGACCAAACCTTTAGAAGAGATCGAAGAGAACAGAGACGGTCTGGTTTCTCCCAGCAAACACATGAGTCTAGAAATCAAGCAGAACAAGAGAAGGCATCCTTCAGAGAGAAGCCCAAGATGGCAAACAATGGGCGTACGGTACAATTATGGCTTCATGTGCTTATCCTGTAACAAAGTGTTGAGCACCAAAGCGATCTTGATTGAACACTATCgcatccacacaggagagagaccCCTCAAATGTGACAGGTGTCCCGCAAGCTTTCGTTATAGCACACAACTAAGTAAGCACAAAAAATGGTGCCGCTAGCCAGTGTGAGAAGTGTGAGAAAAATGATCCTCACAATCAGCATATGACAAGCATGTGTCTAAATGTAAAAAGTTGGGCACCCGTGACTAAAGCACTGGACTAAAGGACACCTCAGGAACCATATGCAGCACTAACATCGGTGCTGGGCACTGGATACTGGAGCAGTACTAATTACTGTGACTAAGCCAGGTGGAATTACCTGACTGACATTGAAACAGTATATGCTCTCCCTGACAGGCTGATGATGGCTCAAGGTAAACTGTactattgcttttttttttttttttttttaaccaatatttttaaaacagtttcaaTAATTACTTCACTGTCCCTCATCTCTggcaaatattaaaacaatatatTAAAAGCAGTAATCAAAAAGGAGGTAATATTATCAATGTCTGCAAATGGCACCTCACTAAGAAGAAACTTTGTCAGTTAAAGTTGTGTCCATCAAGTTTACGACCATGTACTCTTGTTGCACCATTTCTTGTTCAGAAGTTTTTgccacacacttttttttttttatcctaataacatgaaaatacattttgggGTGACAATGGTTTAAGCTTCTGTAAGTACATAGTAAGCCCTCAGgaatttgaataaaaattttgtaagaaagtgatgtattttttttttttttaataaatccagCTAATACCAGGTAAATTGGGATACTTCATCACATTGATGCAGAGATTCTGTAAATCCAGCATTACCTTAAAGCAGACCTGCTCTTTTACTTTAATAGTGACGGTGTTGGTCTTGGTAGTGGATACTACAAGAGTAGCTACCTCAATATGGGCTGTGCAAGGAAAAAAATCCCTGTCTGTCAGGTTCTGGTTTAAAGGCTTaccctctttatttattttttttaaattgaggtAAATCCCAAATTGTCTGATGTGCTTGAGTGTGGAGGCAGATTTTTGGACCCAGCTTTTAATGTTGACAGGATTTACTGGACAAGATGAAAATGGGTTATTCTGAAGTTTCTTCTCTTTGAGATATGAAAACATGTCATTGTACCAtgcttttgtgactttttttttaaattttattttaaatatacgtgtttttttatgtattatgtAGCTTTTTGTTCCGTGTTTGTTGGTCTAAGTTCGCTGAGACAAATTTCAATCGAAGTGTGTTGATGGCGTGAGCACTAAATGTTGATTTCTTTTATTCAGTGTTATGCTTCATTTAATACGTTCGTTCTGAAACAAGCCAGAACAAATCTGAAtgtattttac
The sequence above is a segment of the Archocentrus centrarchus isolate MPI-CPG fArcCen1 chromosome 10, fArcCen1, whole genome shotgun sequence genome. Coding sequences within it:
- the LOC115787332 gene encoding zinc finger protein 227-like isoform X2 — its product is MSDILSRGFRAQLTTAMDSISRRAVFEIMKIFENTLYDNQMELLQKGEEVAQLKIKLQRAELKLKDLEEGTGRQVETNKAQTNPLQTDPEVAVEASGQTSEIPEIDFEVPDDWCAPLGCEMVSKPDEGVCPSVRLRPLSIPLWHIPVPKNEVVHRDLDQRKKGARRSSRISNLNEATKPSKDKKLPVRDQKVQCQPLRNDEELLLRDIKEEYPDLIMPDRLRRRPNLAGRKQETKVKYKTDQRKSAATKSTSKEQETVEHGSRNVYSCKICKKMFDTEFGRSVHERSHKRCRGCKKIFPFPSTLKAHKPYCKILKKLLAREVANTAQTPSDEEETCAPNEKHPVNKKSTPSKNNNHQAHKKAGRYSCTFCSKTFDFRFKFIAHMRIHTGEKPYSCSICPKKFRIAQSLQVHMVRRHNKQNGDINRDLSWTKPLEEIEENRDGLVSPSKHMSLEIKQNKRRHPSERSPRWQTMGVRYNYGFMCLSCNKVLSTKAILIEHYRIHTGERPLKCDRCPASFRYSTQLSKHKKWCR